In a single window of the Danio rerio strain Tuebingen ecotype United States chromosome 20, GRCz12tu, whole genome shotgun sequence genome:
- the zgc:153896 gene encoding uncharacterized protein LOC569930 precursor, whose amino-acid sequence MKSELVLVLALFLSVNGKPLSERRTYNKLLLISFDGFRWDYDQDVDTPNLDKLVKEGVKAKYINPPALTMTSPSHFTTITGRWIEDHGVVHNLMFNDTTGLRVPHKATLKKSEWWDNGVLPLWITAQKQGLKTASFYYPGGGVNYSGQAVNRFLVENHGSPDDNETEWQQNIDTVMGWFAKEDFDFVTLYYGEPDNVGHAVGPETHERRKIIEQIDRTIGYLRESIHKNALTDHLNVILTSDHGMTTIKNATEVKEIVLANYISLLKLTRFDLLDYGGFGMITPREGKEQEVYNALKNAHPNLTVYRKDELPENFHMKKHARIQPIVLLADLGFNINSRLILDINKGDHGFSSEEMDMKMFFRAFGPDFSPNFLAEPFDSVSIYPLMCKLLGVVPEANNGSLSDTKGMLVDNFDAGGSSGRIQVSFTLLVVSTVILTLI is encoded by the exons ATGAAGTCAGAACTTGTGCTGGTGTTggctttatttctgagtgtgaaCGGTAAACCTCTGTCAGAAAGGAGGACATATAATAAGCTGTTGCTGATCTCATTCGATGGTTTCAGGTGGGATTATGACCAAGATGTGGACACTCCAAATCTGGACAAACTGGTTAAAGAAGGAGTGAAAGCAAAGTACATCAATCCTCCAGCTCTCACTATGACATCTCCATCACACTTTACTACTATTACAG GGAGATGGATAGAGGACCATGGTGTTGTCCATAACCTTATGTTCAATGATACAACGGGTTTAAGAGTCCCTCATAAGGCAACACTGAAGAAATCTGAATGGTGGGATAACGGTGTTTTGCCACTGTGGATAACGGCGCAAAAACAG GGTCTGAAAACAGCATCTTTCTACTATCCTGGTGGAGGAGTAAATTACAGTGGTCAAGCAGTGAATCGGTTCCTGGTGGAAAATCACGGGTCTCCTGATGACAACGAGACAGAATGGCAACAGAACATTGACACTGTGATGGGATGGTTCGCCAAAGAGGACTTTGACTTTGTCACTCTCTACTATGGAGAACCAGACAACGTGGGTCATGCTGTAGGCCCTGAAACTCATGAGAGAAGAAAGATCATCGAACAAATCGATCGCACTATTGGTTACCTCAGGGAATCAATTCACAAGAACGCACTGACCGATCATCTTAACGTCATTCTTACCTCAGATCACGGAATGACCACTATTAAAAACGCCACTGAGGTTAAAGAAATTGTACTTGCCAATTACATAAGTTTGTTAAAGCTAACCCGCTTTGACTTGCTTGACTATGGTGGGTTTGGGATGATCACACCAAGAGAGGGCAAAGAACAAGAAGTTTATAATGCCTTGAAGAACGCACATCCAAATCTGACGGTCTATAGGAAAGATGAGTTACCAGAAAACTTTCACATGAAGAAACATGCACGAATTCAGCCTATTGTGCTTCTGGCAGACCTGGGTTTCAATATCAACTCT AGGCTCATTTTGGATATCAACAAAGGAGATCATGGATTCAGCAGTGAGGAAATGGATATGAAAATGTTTTTCCGAGCCTTTGGGCCAGACTTCAGCCCAAACTTCTTGGCAGAGCCGTTTGACAGCGTCAGCATCTATCCACTGATGTGTAAGCTGTTGGGTGTCGTTCCTGAAGCAAACAATGGAAGTCTCAGCGACACCAAAGGCATGCTAGTGGATAACTTTGATGCTG GTGGAAGCAGTGGAAGAATCCAGGTGTCTTTTACCCTTCTTGTAGTATCTACAGTTATTTTAACCTTAATTTAA
- the zgc:153896 gene encoding uncharacterized protein isoform X1, with the protein MTSPSHFTTITGRWIEDHGVVHNLMFNDTTGLRVPHKATLKKSEWWDNGVLPLWITAQKQGLKTASFYYPGGGVNYSGQAVNRFLVENHGSPDDNETEWQQNIDTVMGWFAKEDFDFVTLYYGEPDNVGHAVGPETHERRKIIEQIDRTIGYLRESIHKNALTDHLNVILTSDHGMTTIKNATEVKEIVLANYISLLKLTRFDLLDYGGFGMITPREGKEQEVYNALKNAHPNLTVYRKDELPENFHMKKHARIQPIVLLADLGFNINSRLILDINKGDHGFSSEEMDMKMFFRAFGPDFSPNFLAEPFDSVSIYPLMCKLLGVVPEANNGSLSDTKGMLVDNFDAGGSSGRIQVSFTLLVVSTVILTLI; encoded by the exons ATGACATCTCCATCACACTTTACTACTATTACAG GGAGATGGATAGAGGACCATGGTGTTGTCCATAACCTTATGTTCAATGATACAACGGGTTTAAGAGTCCCTCATAAGGCAACACTGAAGAAATCTGAATGGTGGGATAACGGTGTTTTGCCACTGTGGATAACGGCGCAAAAACAG GGTCTGAAAACAGCATCTTTCTACTATCCTGGTGGAGGAGTAAATTACAGTGGTCAAGCAGTGAATCGGTTCCTGGTGGAAAATCACGGGTCTCCTGATGACAACGAGACAGAATGGCAACAGAACATTGACACTGTGATGGGATGGTTCGCCAAAGAGGACTTTGACTTTGTCACTCTCTACTATGGAGAACCAGACAACGTGGGTCATGCTGTAGGCCCTGAAACTCATGAGAGAAGAAAGATCATCGAACAAATCGATCGCACTATTGGTTACCTCAGGGAATCAATTCACAAGAACGCACTGACCGATCATCTTAACGTCATTCTTACCTCAGATCACGGAATGACCACTATTAAAAACGCCACTGAGGTTAAAGAAATTGTACTTGCCAATTACATAAGTTTGTTAAAGCTAACCCGCTTTGACTTGCTTGACTATGGTGGGTTTGGGATGATCACACCAAGAGAGGGCAAAGAACAAGAAGTTTATAATGCCTTGAAGAACGCACATCCAAATCTGACGGTCTATAGGAAAGATGAGTTACCAGAAAACTTTCACATGAAGAAACATGCACGAATTCAGCCTATTGTGCTTCTGGCAGACCTGGGTTTCAATATCAACTCT AGGCTCATTTTGGATATCAACAAAGGAGATCATGGATTCAGCAGTGAGGAAATGGATATGAAAATGTTTTTCCGAGCCTTTGGGCCAGACTTCAGCCCAAACTTCTTGGCAGAGCCGTTTGACAGCGTCAGCATCTATCCACTGATGTGTAAGCTGTTGGGTGTCGTTCCTGAAGCAAACAATGGAAGTCTCAGCGACACCAAAGGCATGCTAGTGGATAACTTTGATGCTG GTGGAAGCAGTGGAAGAATCCAGGTGTCTTTTACCCTTCTTGTAGTATCTACAGTTATTTTAACCTTAATTTAA
- the mideasa gene encoding mitotic deacetylase associated SANT domain protein a isoform X1, producing MSLSPHQRGTINSISKQNVEAISETMQHSGDLFYNVGAPSLEQTHSSPEGLVDSSPEVQGTFKTDKGYQVRGHFQQSGPVKWVHQDPVQTSSWFQGLPNMNKWSQNFGPSLGVMDDPRAFNKSHEMEAMKEKLSSSSSQSYTETSQVPGADWDHHSMAAMHHAQFQALQQGHRPVDIQYQPQVMHHEMPDSTLQPFQLAFGPTKQPQAPGFQQVFHDNNAPLNMNYNEKPKSQQQQLLQMQQQQLQRQRQMQQMQQMRQLQQQQQQQHQQHQIRQQQRLHQLQQQYHQQQKMQQQIHQQLQQQTQGFQHLESVEKQRVKPEIESQDPVNAQGKTDSSQTQHTVPQSQHPVSQGSNFQESGNPAEASPEIQEDQGKRQVFPRRSRRLSRDGVSPQSSQTPKDKVSAQNGGDDGVQAPTVGVIQSTQRRRRASKEINLETLAQQASEMEFLPAKREDVNPGRPAGMVPLVIPVSVPVRKGQTQMEVPGNWPQLDNVRHTSGSSQPDRKPSVIVARRQSLKNSASENFIQGKGQDDKSKRRPRPEPLVIPQPCTFIAPSIYSSISAYQSNLRSPLRLPDHAIMIPPYTPPPILSPVREGSGLYFSTVLSSMAAGSQVLPPPPTPRSASRSLLRSSSSDITPPAPPLIGEATPVSLEPHINIGSKYQAEIPELLDRSSALKDQHKATLVWQPESSASQETRVDNLMNLVCSSVMYGGGTNTELAMHCLHECKGDVMEALEMMMLKNPIFSWNHQLANYHYAGSDYWSADEKRYFNKGISAYTKDFFMVQKLVRTKTVAQCVEFYYTYKKQARVTRNGTCTYGPSDPEESIPVMNARQADKENDCKQQEEMEDSVDERLQDVTKTLQQSDNERADMAQEDQKKSSVAAEESSGLMVVVQPTFKTPSPAPPKPRSYNIGRKTKPSTVSKPQGEPEGIFPCKKCSRVFYKVKSRSAHMKSHAEQEKKAAAQRQREEEEQAAKARHEMILVARRKEAQGRGQEESSEAEESSAEPDDDRDVDWQ from the exons ATGAGTCTTTCTCCACACCAGAGAGGAACCATAAACAGTATTAGCAAACAAAATGTTGAAGCCATTAGTGAAACAATGCAGCATTCAGGGGATCTCTTCTACAACGTGGGAGCTCCATCTCTGGAGCAAACTCATAGCAGTCCAGAGGGTCTGGTGGATTCTAGCCCTGAAGTCCAGGGCACTTTCAAAACTGATAAAGGATATCAGGTCCGGGGGCATTTTCAGCAGTCAGGACCGGTAAAGTGGGTGCATCAGGACCCAGTGCAGACGTCAAGTTGGTTTCAAGGTCTCCCAAACATGAATAAGTGGTCACAGAACTTTGGGCCTTCTCTTGGTGTTATGGATGACCCAAGGGCCTTTAATAAAAGTCACGAGATGGAAGCTATGAAAGAGAAGCTTTCATCAAGTTCCTCACAGTCCTACACAGAGACCTCCCAAGTTCCTGGTGCAGACTGGGACCATCACAGCATGGCAGCCATGCATCATGCTCAGTTCCAGGCTCTTCAGCAAGGCCACCGACCTGTAGATATTCAATATCAGCCACAAGTCATGCATCACGAGATGCCTGATTCTACTTTGCAACCCTTCCAGTTGGCATTTGGACCTACCAAGCAACCACAAGCACCTGGTTTCCAACAGGTTTTTCATGACAACAATGCACCTTTAAACATGAATTACAATGAGAAGCCAAAATCACAACAGCAGCAACTATTGCAGATGCAGCAGCAGCAGTTACAGCGCCAGCGCCAGATGCAGCAGATGCAGCAAATGCGTCagttgcagcagcagcagcagcagcagcaccaaCAGCATCAAATAAGGCAGCAGCAACGGCTGCATCAACTGCAACAGCAATACCATCAGCAGCAGAAAATGCAGCAACAGATACACCAGCAACTACAGCAACAGACACAAGGGTTTCAACACCTAGAGTCTGTAGAAAAGCAGAGAGTTAAACCAGAGATCGAGTCACAGGATCCTGTCAACGCTCAGGGGAAGACAGACTCGAGCCAGACTCAGCACACTGTACCTCAGTCACAACACCCTGTTTCTCAAGGGTCAAATTTCCAGGAATCTGGCAATCCTGCAGAAGCCAGTCCCGAAATCCAGGAGGACCAAGGAAAACGTCAGGTCTTTCCTCGCCGCTCTCGCAGACTCTCCAGAGATGGAGTCTCCCCTCAAAGCAGCCAGACCCCCAAAGACAAGGTTTCTGCCCAGAATGGAGGAGATGATGGAGTCCAAGCACCCACAGTGGGGGTCATCCAGAGCACTCAGAGAAGACGAAGAGCCTCAAAAGAGATCAACCTTGAGACTCTTGCTCAGCAGGCTTCAGAAATGGAATTTTTGCCAGCAAAG CGAGAGGACGTTAACCCTGGTAGACCAGCTGGTATGGTGCCTTTAGTCATCCCAGTCTCTGTTCCAGTTCGGAAAGGTCAAACCCAAATGGAAGTGCCAGGCAACTGGCCACAGCTGGATAATGTTCGGCATACCTCAGGAAGTTCCCAGCCTGATCGCAAACCCTCGGTTATTGTTGCACGCCGGCAGTCATTGAAGAACTCAGCATCTGAGAATTTCATCCAG GGTAAAGGGCAAGATGACAAATCAAAGCGTCGTCCGCGACCTGAGCCCCTGGTCATTCCTCAACCGTGCACTTTCATCGCCCCTTCCATCTATTCCAGCATCAGTGCCTACCAGAGTAACCTGCGTTCTCCATTGCGTCTGCCGGACCATGCCATCATGATCCCGCCATACACTCCTCCGCCCATTCTGTCACCTGTGCGGGAAGGATCGGGCCTGTACTTCTCTACTGTCCTCTCTTCTATGGCAGCAGGCAGTCAAGTTTTGCCACCACCACCCACACCCCGCAGCGCCTCGCGAAGCCTACTGCGCTCAA GCAGTTCTGACATCactcctcctgctcctccactGATTGGAGAAGCAACTCCTGTCAGCCTTGAACC GCACATAAACATCGGCTCAAAGTACCAAGCAGAGATTCCTGAACTCTTGGATCGTTCATCAGCCTTAAAGGACCAGCATAAAGCCACTTTAGTTTGGCAGCCTGAGTCCTCTGCCTCCCAAGAAACAAGAG ttgATAATCTGATGAACCTGGTCTGTTCCAGTGTAATGTATGGGGGAGGGACAAACACAGAGCTCGCAATGCACTGCCTGCATGAGTGCAAAGGTGATGTCATG GAAGCTTTGGAAATGATGATGCTGAAAAATCCCATCTTCTCCTGGAACCACCAACTAGCCAATTACCATTATGCAG GATCAGACTATTGGAGTGCAGATGAAAAACGATACTTCAACAAGGGAATTTCTGCTTATACAAAAGATTTCTTCATGGTGCAAAAACTG GTGAGGACTAAAACTGTGGCACAGTGTGTGGAGTTCTACTACACCTATAAGAAACAAGCGAGGGTTACTCGTAATGGGACATGTACATATGGACCTTCAGATCCAGAAGAAAGCATCCCTGTG ATGAACGCAAGACAAGCAGATAAAGAAAATGACTGTAAACAACAGGAGGAAATGGAAGACAGTGTGGATGAAAGGCTACAAGATGTGACCAAGACACTTCAGCAAAGTGACAAT GAGAGGGCAGACATGGCTCAGGAGGACCAGAAGAAAAGCTCTGTGGCAGCAGAAGAGTCTTCTGGTCTGATGGTAGTGGTTCAACCCACCTTTAAAACCCCTTCACCAGCACCTCCAAAGCCCCGCTCTTACAACATCGGCAGGAAAACCAAGCCCTCAACCGTCAGCAAACCTCAGGGAGAGCCAGAGGGGATTTTTCCTTGCAAGAAGTGTAGCAG GGTGTTCTATAAAGTGAAGAGCCGCAGTGCCCACATGAAGAGTCACGCAGAGCAGGAGAAGAAAGCAGCAGCTCAGCGCCAAAGAGAGGAAGAGGAGCAGGCAGCTAAAGCCAGACACGAAATGATACTAGTGGCGAGGAGGAAAGAAGCACAAGGCAGAGGTCAAGAGGAGAGCAGTGAAGCTGAGGAGAGCTCAGCAGAGCCGGACGACGATCGGGATGTAGACTGGCAATGA
- the mideasa gene encoding mitotic deacetylase associated SANT domain protein a, with the protein MSLSPHQRGTINSISKQNVEAISETMQHSGDLFYNVGAPSLEQTHSSPEGLVDSSPEVQGTFKTDKGYQVRGHFQQSGPVKWVHQDPVQTSSWFQGLPNMNKWSQNFGPSLGVMDDPRAFNKSHEMEAMKEKLSSSSSQSYTETSQVPGADWDHHSMAAMHHAQFQALQQGHRPVDIQYQPQVMHHEMPDSTLQPFQLAFGPTKQPQAPGFQQVFHDNNAPLNMNYNEKPKSQQQQLLQMQQQQLQRQRQMQQMQQMRQLQQQQQQQHQQHQIRQQQRLHQLQQQYHQQQKMQQQIHQQLQQQTQGFQHLESVEKQRVKPEIESQDPVNAQGKTDSSQTQHTVPQSQHPVSQGSNFQESGNPAEASPEIQEDQGKRQVFPRRSRRLSRDGVSPQSSQTPKDKVSAQNGGDDGVQAPTVGVIQSTQRRRRASKEINLETLAQQASEMEFLPAKREDVNPGRPAGMVPLVIPVSVPVRKGQTQMEVPGNWPQLDNVRHTSGSSQPDRKPSVIVARRQSLKNSASENFIQGKGQDDKSKRRPRPEPLVIPQPCTFIAPSIYSSISAYQSNLRSPLRLPDHAIMIPPYTPPPILSPVREGSGLYFSTVLSSMAAGSQVLPPPPTPRSASRSLLRSSSSDITPPAPPLIGEATPVSLEPHINIGSKYQAEIPELLDRSSALKDQHKATLVWQPESSASQETRVDNLMNLVCSSVMYGGGTNTELAMHCLHECKGDVMEALEMMMLKNPIFSWNHQLANYHYAGSDYWSADEKRYFNKGISAYTKDFFMVQKLVRTKTVAQCVEFYYTYKKQARVTRNGTCTYGPSDPEESIPVMNARQADKENDCKQQEEMEDSVDERLQDVTKTLQQSDNPRSYNIGRKTKPSTVSKPQGEPEGIFPCKKCSRVFYKVKSRSAHMKSHAEQEKKAAAQRQREEEEQAAKARHEMILVARRKEAQGRGQEESSEAEESSAEPDDDRDVDWQ; encoded by the exons ATGAGTCTTTCTCCACACCAGAGAGGAACCATAAACAGTATTAGCAAACAAAATGTTGAAGCCATTAGTGAAACAATGCAGCATTCAGGGGATCTCTTCTACAACGTGGGAGCTCCATCTCTGGAGCAAACTCATAGCAGTCCAGAGGGTCTGGTGGATTCTAGCCCTGAAGTCCAGGGCACTTTCAAAACTGATAAAGGATATCAGGTCCGGGGGCATTTTCAGCAGTCAGGACCGGTAAAGTGGGTGCATCAGGACCCAGTGCAGACGTCAAGTTGGTTTCAAGGTCTCCCAAACATGAATAAGTGGTCACAGAACTTTGGGCCTTCTCTTGGTGTTATGGATGACCCAAGGGCCTTTAATAAAAGTCACGAGATGGAAGCTATGAAAGAGAAGCTTTCATCAAGTTCCTCACAGTCCTACACAGAGACCTCCCAAGTTCCTGGTGCAGACTGGGACCATCACAGCATGGCAGCCATGCATCATGCTCAGTTCCAGGCTCTTCAGCAAGGCCACCGACCTGTAGATATTCAATATCAGCCACAAGTCATGCATCACGAGATGCCTGATTCTACTTTGCAACCCTTCCAGTTGGCATTTGGACCTACCAAGCAACCACAAGCACCTGGTTTCCAACAGGTTTTTCATGACAACAATGCACCTTTAAACATGAATTACAATGAGAAGCCAAAATCACAACAGCAGCAACTATTGCAGATGCAGCAGCAGCAGTTACAGCGCCAGCGCCAGATGCAGCAGATGCAGCAAATGCGTCagttgcagcagcagcagcagcagcagcaccaaCAGCATCAAATAAGGCAGCAGCAACGGCTGCATCAACTGCAACAGCAATACCATCAGCAGCAGAAAATGCAGCAACAGATACACCAGCAACTACAGCAACAGACACAAGGGTTTCAACACCTAGAGTCTGTAGAAAAGCAGAGAGTTAAACCAGAGATCGAGTCACAGGATCCTGTCAACGCTCAGGGGAAGACAGACTCGAGCCAGACTCAGCACACTGTACCTCAGTCACAACACCCTGTTTCTCAAGGGTCAAATTTCCAGGAATCTGGCAATCCTGCAGAAGCCAGTCCCGAAATCCAGGAGGACCAAGGAAAACGTCAGGTCTTTCCTCGCCGCTCTCGCAGACTCTCCAGAGATGGAGTCTCCCCTCAAAGCAGCCAGACCCCCAAAGACAAGGTTTCTGCCCAGAATGGAGGAGATGATGGAGTCCAAGCACCCACAGTGGGGGTCATCCAGAGCACTCAGAGAAGACGAAGAGCCTCAAAAGAGATCAACCTTGAGACTCTTGCTCAGCAGGCTTCAGAAATGGAATTTTTGCCAGCAAAG CGAGAGGACGTTAACCCTGGTAGACCAGCTGGTATGGTGCCTTTAGTCATCCCAGTCTCTGTTCCAGTTCGGAAAGGTCAAACCCAAATGGAAGTGCCAGGCAACTGGCCACAGCTGGATAATGTTCGGCATACCTCAGGAAGTTCCCAGCCTGATCGCAAACCCTCGGTTATTGTTGCACGCCGGCAGTCATTGAAGAACTCAGCATCTGAGAATTTCATCCAG GGTAAAGGGCAAGATGACAAATCAAAGCGTCGTCCGCGACCTGAGCCCCTGGTCATTCCTCAACCGTGCACTTTCATCGCCCCTTCCATCTATTCCAGCATCAGTGCCTACCAGAGTAACCTGCGTTCTCCATTGCGTCTGCCGGACCATGCCATCATGATCCCGCCATACACTCCTCCGCCCATTCTGTCACCTGTGCGGGAAGGATCGGGCCTGTACTTCTCTACTGTCCTCTCTTCTATGGCAGCAGGCAGTCAAGTTTTGCCACCACCACCCACACCCCGCAGCGCCTCGCGAAGCCTACTGCGCTCAA GCAGTTCTGACATCactcctcctgctcctccactGATTGGAGAAGCAACTCCTGTCAGCCTTGAACC GCACATAAACATCGGCTCAAAGTACCAAGCAGAGATTCCTGAACTCTTGGATCGTTCATCAGCCTTAAAGGACCAGCATAAAGCCACTTTAGTTTGGCAGCCTGAGTCCTCTGCCTCCCAAGAAACAAGAG ttgATAATCTGATGAACCTGGTCTGTTCCAGTGTAATGTATGGGGGAGGGACAAACACAGAGCTCGCAATGCACTGCCTGCATGAGTGCAAAGGTGATGTCATG GAAGCTTTGGAAATGATGATGCTGAAAAATCCCATCTTCTCCTGGAACCACCAACTAGCCAATTACCATTATGCAG GATCAGACTATTGGAGTGCAGATGAAAAACGATACTTCAACAAGGGAATTTCTGCTTATACAAAAGATTTCTTCATGGTGCAAAAACTG GTGAGGACTAAAACTGTGGCACAGTGTGTGGAGTTCTACTACACCTATAAGAAACAAGCGAGGGTTACTCGTAATGGGACATGTACATATGGACCTTCAGATCCAGAAGAAAGCATCCCTGTG ATGAACGCAAGACAAGCAGATAAAGAAAATGACTGTAAACAACAGGAGGAAATGGAAGACAGTGTGGATGAAAGGCTACAAGATGTGACCAAGACACTTCAGCAAAGTGACAAT CCCCGCTCTTACAACATCGGCAGGAAAACCAAGCCCTCAACCGTCAGCAAACCTCAGGGAGAGCCAGAGGGGATTTTTCCTTGCAAGAAGTGTAGCAG GGTGTTCTATAAAGTGAAGAGCCGCAGTGCCCACATGAAGAGTCACGCAGAGCAGGAGAAGAAAGCAGCAGCTCAGCGCCAAAGAGAGGAAGAGGAGCAGGCAGCTAAAGCCAGACACGAAATGATACTAGTGGCGAGGAGGAAAGAAGCACAAGGCAGAGGTCAAGAGGAGAGCAGTGAAGCTGAGGAGAGCTCAGCAGAGCCGGACGACGATCGGGATGTAGACTGGCAATGA
- the slc35f6 gene encoding solute carrier family 35 member F6 (The RefSeq protein has 2 substitutions compared to this genomic sequence): MKWTKYQLFLAGLMLTTGSLNTLSAKWADMFSAPGCHGSPDHDFSHPFVQAVGMFLGELSCLVVFYILLCHDRRRPEPTMDPGESFNPLVFLPPALCDMLGTSIMYVALNMTSASSFQMLRGAVIIFTGLLSVAFLGRRLKPSQWFGILITILGLVVVGLADFVSGHGDDSHKLSEIITGDLLIIMAQIVVAVQMVLEEKFVYKHNVHPLKAVGTEGVFGFVILSLLLIPMFFIHVGSFADNPRQVLEDALDAFCQIGHKPLILLALLGNTVSIAFFNFAGISVTKEISATTRMVLDSLRTLVIWVVSLALGWEKFQGLQILGFIILLLGTAMYNGLHKPLMAKMPCFAREQITEEGNVPERERLLGGEKAEEN; the protein is encoded by the exons ATGAAGTGGACAAAATATCAGCTCTTTCTCGCCGGGCTGATGCTCACGACAGGCTCTCTAAACACACTCTCCGCAAA ATGGGCTGATATGTTCTCTGCACCTGGCTGTCATGGCAGCCCAGATCATGACTTCTCTCACCCGTTTGTGCAG GCTGTGGGCATGTTTTTGGGAGAGTTGTCCTGTCTCGTGGTGTTTTACATTCTCCTATGTCATGACCGGCGACGACCCGAGCCCACTATGGATCCAGGCGAAAGTTTTAACCCACTGGTTTTCCTCCCTCCTGCTCTTTGTGATATGTTGGGAACATCCATCATGTATGTTG CACTTAACATGACCAGCGCTTCCAGTTTCCAGATGTTGCGAGGAGCTGTGATCATCTTCACTGGACTGCTATCTGTAGCATTTTTAGGACGCCGGCTGAAACCTAGCCAGTGGTTTGGGATACTAATCACCATTCTTGGTCTGGTGGTGGTTGGACTGGCTGACTTTGTAAGCGGCCATGGTGACGACTCCCATAAACTTAGTGAAATTATCACAG GAGACCTTTTGATCATCATGGCTCAGATCATTGTTGCTGTTCAGATGGTCTTGGAGGAGAAGTTTGTTTACAAGCATAATGTGCATCCACTCAAGGCTGTTGGGACTGAAG GTGTTTTTGGGTTTGTCATCCTCTCTCTCCTCCTCATCCCGATGTTCTTCATCCACGTGGGCAGTTTTGCAGATAACCCTCGTCAGGTCCTTGAAGACACCCTTGACGCCTTCTGTCAGATTGGTCACAAACCTCTCATTTTGCTGGCACTTCTGGGCAACACCGTGAGCATCGCCTTCTTTAACTTTGCTGGCATCAGCGTGACCAAAGAGATCAGCGCCACCACTCGCATGGTGCTGGACAGTCTACGTACACTGGTCATCTGGGTCGTGAGTTTAGCACTGGGTTGGGAGAAATTCCAAGGCCTACAGATTCTAGGCTTTATTATTTTGCTCTTGGGTACAGCAATGTACAATGGACTCCACAAGCCTTTGATGGCCAAAATGCCCTGCTTTGCAAGAGAGCAGATAACAGAAGAAGGAAACgtcccagagagagagagactgctgGGTGGAGAAAAGGCTGAGGAGAACTAA